A single Tachypleus tridentatus isolate NWPU-2018 chromosome 9, ASM421037v1, whole genome shotgun sequence DNA region contains:
- the LOC143227114 gene encoding uncharacterized protein LOC143227114, which produces MKVIFAALVVLLSLSLIKGVLINSVWRKMCKAKVQKPGKANELKECMDSVFKDKSDWLPNAVQECEFAKFRYQNYEDFMNEMCKPERYAVEKEIQQCIIEKFEEAKVNPKSTLTALINSCV; this is translated from the exons ATGAAAGTTATATTTGCAGCTCTGGTTGTACTCTTAAGCCTGTCGTTGATAAAGGGTGTCCTTATTAATTCAGTATGGCGAAAGATGTGTA agGCAAAAGTACAAAAGCCTGGAAAAGCGAACGAGCTGAAAGAATGCATGGACTCAGTTTTTAAAGACAAGTCAGACTGG CTTCCAAATGCAGTTCAAGAGTGCGAATTTGCAAAATTTCGTTATCAGAATTATGAAGATTTTATGAATGAAATGTGCAAACCAGAAAGATATGCTGTTGAAAAG GAAATCCAACAATGTATCATCGAGAAGTTTGAAGAAGCTAAAGTGAATCCAAAATCTACACTCACTGCATTGATTAACAGCTGTGTGTGA